The Mauremys reevesii isolate NIE-2019 linkage group 3, ASM1616193v1, whole genome shotgun sequence genomic sequence CACAGATGGCTGCTAACCAAAAAGTAATGTCAAAAATTGAGGATTATGACTTTAATGAGAGTTGAATTAGGCCCTCAAAGTCAATGTCAACTCAACCTTAAGGTATTTCTTGCCTTAAGATGATACGAGCTAACGACTTTTGACATAAACACAtttgctattttattttgcttcctttaaCTTTTCTGATATTCAAGACAGAAATGATACTACTCTTATAAAGAAAAATACAGagggtctttaaaaaaaaagtcttcttaGCGGCCATACATTATTGGTAATAACGAAAGTGTATGAAGATACCACCTCATTTCTAATGTAGATAGCACAACCATTTTTATCTTTTACATTAAATTAGGTTGACAATGGACATTTTGAGAACTACAGTATGTTCAGAACTAAGAGGATCAGATTGCAAGAAGCCCCATCATTAGCATTTGGTATTTAATGACAAGACCTATAAATGTAGCCAAAGGAACCCGCCATCTTACAAATACTAGAAAAGCCAAGAGCTTTCACCTACAACTTACATTTATCTGCTGCTGATGGTCTTGTTCTTAATAGAAAGGTGTCCATGTTATAAATACCACAATCACAATAGGTATTTGCAGTCTCCACAAGCTCAAACATTGAATTGGCCTAGAAACTGAATTACCCTCTCATTTCCTAAAGCTAATAAGCTCCAGGACAGGACAGAGGCACTCTGCCAGGCTGGTACAGGGGAAGATGCCATTGCCTGTGCTTTAGCTGTTATGGAGCTATAGTAAGGATAATGTCTTCAGACCCCAGGGTTATCAATCTGGCACCATTCACAagcaaatttatttaaaatgtaataattCTATTTTCTACAGTAGTCGTATATATTGTGTTTTATGCATTGGTCCCACAGAcctggagcctgattttcaaaagatcaTGTGCAAAAATGTGTGTGCAACTGCACACCGAGTTTGTTGGTGCAATTCCCCCAAGTGTGCTCAGAAATCTGGTATTTGCGTAGTCAGATGGCTATATGCTCAACTCAGCACTCACATGTGCAATTACAGTAATTGTACATGCATTTTTGGACTCAGCATTGGCTACCTTCCAACAGTCTGAATACTAAGATTTCCACATGGAGAGACAGGAGAAAGAAGGGAGATGTAAAATATATGTAAAGTTAAATGAGACAGATTAGGAGAAATTAGTCTGCATTATAAAGATACAAGTAGATCTTAATCCCAGACAGTGCACACCTGGCCACTTTAACTTTCTGTACTGTAAAAAAGGTACATTGCACATCTACATTTCCTAATATTACTGTGACACAGTGCTCAATGTCTACACATTATTAAAACACAGGATGCCAGTATTGGTTGTACTAATGTATACTCTGACATGTTAAGGCAGTACAATTAGAAATTATTGAACGTGTCAAGCAAAACTACTTGAGCTAAGacactgaaacttttcccttaAAGACTGGACAATATTCTGCTGATTAGGAGATGGAACACTCCACAGGTAGTCATTCAGTTTATCTGAATCATTGTATGCAGTCAGGTATGGGGTAAGGGCAAGTTTGCTATTCACTGGTTTTCCAGGAGTACAAGACATGCTTTTGCTACAGAGAGTCTCCGAAGAAGCAGAGTCTACATTGTTTATCTTTGGGTCTGATTTCTTTGTTTGGTTCTGGGAAGTCTCTAAGTCAGACCGCTCATCTTCAGACTTTATTTCAACATAGTCGTCATcatcctcttctccttctgcagTATCTTTGAAATTAGAAAAATAGTTCTGCGTAGCTATTTGTGCATTTAGCGGCGAGTTCACTCTCAGAATTTTTTGAGAGTCTTGAAGAATCATCTCTGAACAGTTTTCAGGGAACTGCTTCATGACATCACATACTGTGAATCCTGAAGCAGCATTTGGCACAGACTCCTGGCTGTCAGATCTAAAGTTTCTATTTGAGTACAGCTGTTTCTTGTCCATTTCATTTAGATAAGTTATTGGTTCCTCAGACCGGTTGACCACAATTGAGGAGGAGGACTGTGACCTGCTGTATGCTTGTGATTTTGTATGATTTGCTTTCTTTCCTAATGAGTTATAAATGTGATCTTGGTGTAAATTCTCTTTGTTAGGCTGACTAATAATAGCACTCCACCTTTGTTCTGGGACATGCAGCTGTGTAGAAATCTGAAGGGAAGGCACTGAGCAGGCTGATGGCAATTGTCTTGGATTGCTTTTTGTACCGCTCTCTACAGAGGAGCTCTTTGACTTCAGATCTTGGACTTCGGGCCAGGGAGAGAAATCAGCTAGTTCTCCATTACTGTACGTAGAATGCAAAAGCCAATCCTCTGCCCTTAAGCATTCACTAGCTAACTGAGAATGAGAAGGAGATATTGACACTGGGGATGAATATCTTAAGGCTGATGGTTTCTGAGGAGTGGCCCAAGTATCCTTTTGCATTTTGGGTGAAGTCTCTCTAAAAACAATCTGGTCATAAAGCTGGGAATATTCAGCAATTCTGGCACCTGGAGAAGAGAAATAGTTAACTAGTCAAAATTAACAACAGTGTAAAACACAAGTTATATGAAAATTAAAGTTTCAGACAAACTAACTCTTTTAAATCTTTGTCCTTGACCATTGTAAACATCAACATTTTTCAGCCTTACAGTCCACAAAACAATGCAATTCTAGACTCCAACATTTCAGATCAGTGACATGTACACAGTCATTCATTATACTAAAACATGAAACTGACAAGAGTGAAATGTTTTGTGATAAAACAGTGAACAACCATGCACCATACATTCTGGGAATAAGATGCCAGCATCAATATGATCTGTAGTTATGAAAAGATAAATTATGTAACTGTTAAAAGCATTGCTACTGCTAAATATCAAGCAGTTCGGTTCTCTTTTTTAGTTCACCATTTCAAAGTTGCTGGAGTATTTATTTCTTCTTAAAAGAAAACTATTTCACATATATATTTTCTTCTATCTACTGATTTTGATAGTTCAGACATTCTCAGTCTTAAAAACACACAGTGTGGCAGGGATACCTCTCCTTTCATTTGCACTCATATGGATCACCTTTCATCCCATCCCTCTGGCAGCAAGTCCATACATGGAAAAGTAACATTAGGAAAGTGATATATTTTTAGCTGTATTTCAACGTGACTGAGCAGCTGGGGAAAGGAGAAGAGCCAGTACCATGTGCCTAGTCAGCCCTCCGCAGACCACCAGAAAGTGATCCATGGACCACGGTTTGAGAACCTCTATAAATAGATTAAATGACTATAACACTAGGGCATACTGGTGACATCTCCATTTGGAGGTGGAACACTGCCAGTTTTTTGCCCTGTCTTAAGTGGCTGGTTGGGAAGAATATTTCACTACAGTGCTCACCTTTGGTCACTAAAGTCTCCTCCTCCTATTGTTTCTGGGCAACAAGAGGCTGAGTCTTCTCCTACAATTGTTCATTGCTCCTGTGCTGGCTTTCATAGGCATGGAGGCAGCCTGCAACCCCTCCAACAAAGAGAGCACAGGTGCCAGGTGTggagggggacggggggggaggagactcctgcatttgtggaagaaggaagaagaggaggaaatggAATCCATCAAAGGtggcagagaaagaaagagatggGAGATGACCCCAGGGAAGGGCTGGAAATAGAGGAGAGAGGACCATGCTTCAGAAAGATGCCAGAGGTTGCAGGCCTACAGACTGCCTTTAATTCACACCAGCCAGGGTAACAGGCCACTGGGGCTCCCCCGAGAAGTTACCAAGGGAAGGGATAGCTATAGGGCACAGGGTCATGCAGTGTGCCAGGAAACTCAGATTTAATTAAACATCTGCATCTTGGGATGTTTATCCCAACTCCGAACTTTGGGGCTCTCCCACTTGCTATAGTGGCTGCAAGGTTTGCTGTTCTCACATGTTTTTCAACAGTGTAGCGTTCTGATGAAACATCACCactgactgataccatgtcacacAATGCAACATAATGGAGCACAGAACATACTATTGTATTTGGTGGATATATTTTCCTGGTAAAAAATCTGATCTTTAGGAGCATCCTGAAAACTGCATCAGATATGATAAATAagatatttctattttttaaaattctataaaTACAATGAGATGCACAAACTCTGGTGACTGGGAGTTTTCTGAATCCAAGCTCTTAACTTATTTTAAAATCGTCCATGGATTTCTCACAGGAAACTTCTGTTGTTCCACCCTGCTCTGTGCAGTGCAGGTGCTCAAGAAAGGGGATAAAGACAGACTTTTTCCTTCCATGACCCCAACCCCATTCTTGCAAGCAACAAACAGGAAGTTTCTATAAAGGAGCTGGACCTGCCTTCTGTGATGGATGGTATTCTATGGCTCAAGGGGACACAGAGAAGGAGTGACTAGGCCCCCTTCTCAGCTGAAACCTGCAGAGCACCCTAAGCAAGAAAACAACTGCTTTTTATAAAAGGCCAAAGAGTGCCCAGGATCACACTTCTGTTCCCAGGCTATCCTGAACCGACCTGTCCTGTGAAAGCAAGATGGCTGACATTGCTCCATTCTTTCCTCTTCTCTTCTATCAACGAATGGCAAGATTTTGCTCTTAATATAGAATTGCATTTATATCCTTTTTGCACTAAAGTTACATAAAGAACTCAATTTAATCTCAGTGGTAACACATTAAAGGTAATACAGTCATCATCATCCAACTGGTGGATCAAGAGGTGACCAGGGTTATAGCATTTTAAATCAATACATAAATTTCACCAAAAAGTTATTAAAGAAATCTATTGGGtgaggagggggcggggagagagattGAGAAGGACAATATTTTTAACATACCAATGGCAGGACCACCTTGTTTCTTCTCCTCCAAAATGGCTGCAagatctttgtgcctcagtttctgttgCTGGCTGGATGGCTGTTCCTGCTCTGGACTTTTTACCTTCAAAAGTTGATTGGCCTTCTTAATTTTTTGACTGTATTGCCTTGCCATCATAAAGactctgttttttgttttatccACAATATCCATTTCATGGTCAGTGCTCTCTGTATGTGGATTGGATAGAATACTATTGGCAGATTCATAAGGGCTGTCTATAAAAGGCAATTCACTGGAGAAGGAAGATCTGTTAAGACTCAGAAATGAATTATCTTTAGATGATGTTGCTTCATCAAATCTGAGACTGGCCTCACTTAATCTGGCTACCCTGTGTTTCAAAGTTTTAGGGAAAACAGGCCTTTCTGGCAATGAGTGTGTGGAAAGTGAATATTCCACATCTTTACTCAGTTCAGGAGTACTTCCAACATGGAGTCTTTCCTGCATATCATCTTTACAAACAGGAAAGGCTGCCAGGACGTGGTCTCTTGTCTTTTCTTCATTCTTCTTGATGTAATTCTCCAGGTCATTCCAGATCTCATCTACTTCTTCAGATAGTTTATCAGCTGCAGACTTGTGGGAGAGTGAATCAGAGTTGGAGGAGCTATCTACTAAGCTCAAATAGTCATTATCTAAAGGAACATGATGATATGGACTTTCATCTTCACTGAACTGGAGACTCTCTTCAGAAACAAACTGCCTTAGATTATCACAACATGCAAAGTCTGTTTCCAGGCCCAAAAAACTCCTCCTTTTAGAACATTTAAGACGGTTGCATTTGAAATTCAAGAGTGGTGGTTCTGGAAGCACTATGGTGTCATAGATGTTCTCCTCAACAATCCTGAGCTCATGTGAACTTAAAGTTGGTGCCTCTCTTCTGAGTAGGATTTCATCTTTACTAGCAAGAATGGAGGTCCTATTTTGATTTGCCTGCCTTTTTTCAGAGGCTGCTTCCACCAAGCtgcttttgttttggcttttgtGGAGAGAGTCTCTAGCAGATCTTTGGGGACCATGACCAGACTCTTTCCTTCTAGTCAGACCCATCAGTTTTAAATCTTCATAACTTATATTATCATAGACATGCTCTATATCATCAATGGTCAGCTCTTCTGAAGATTCTGGGTAAGGACTGATATTGCCCACATCAGTTCTAGAACTACTTTTCACTTCCCTTCGGGAACTGTGCTGGACAAAGTCATTGCCTCTATGTCTTGCATTATTTGGGCAAGAGTTACTTTCTCCAGCACTACTGGCCCGTCTAACAATTCTATGATGACTGGAGCCGGAGATCTCGTTTTGATTAATTAATCCCACATGCCAACTGCATGGACGACCTGAAGTGCCCCTCTCTTCACACACAATTGAACTTGAATTGGATGTAGATACTGATGGTACAAACATCTGATAATCATCTTCATCATCTTCATTCTCCTGAGGTGGCCGTCTACTGGGAAACAAGGCTTGTCTGATCTGATGGTCAGTCCAGATGTTTCTCACAGTGGTAGTTCCCGCCAGGATATCCATGATTAGTGAGTTGTTCTGTGGTGCGCTAAACTGTCTAGATGGCTGCCTAgcagaacaggaaaaggaaaggtCTGTATTCACCTGGGTAGATTCTTCATCTGAAGGATCTTTGGAGCTCTGTGGAGATTTGAAATACAGTTttgttagtctctctctctctgcagtaaTGTCCTTGATACTGAGGACTATAACCTTGACCCTAATGCTGTGCCATGTGGAGCTTAGCAGAGGAATGTAGAACGATCTTGCACCATTGTTTCAGAATCCTTATCACCCCTTGCAAACTGAAGTGGATATGTAAAACTTTGCCACCACCCCCAATCTTTTCCACCATCTAGCAGTTGAATATATAGGTATGACTCTTCCCCCCTACATATAGGAGGACTACAATGGGGTGGCAATAAGCAGGTAAGACTGATCCTGTTAGTCATCTTTTCCCCTAAGCAATATGTATTGGGGTCCCCTAAGTTCACATCACAGGGCATAGCCttgaatatatataatatataatataagtTAATCACAGTTCACTACAGAAGGCAAACTTTTTTTCCTTGAATACTTTCATCATTTTATGACTCttctctggattctttccaaaATATCAATgacttcatttttaaaaggtgGCCAAAACTTTGCAAAGTATTCCAAGGATGTTCTAAAGCTGCATGGGCTTGATCCTACATGTTACTTAATACCCTGACAGATGCTACACACCctaagctcccactgactttatgCTTGAAGAATTAAGAATATactttagtgctttgctgaatcaggcctttCATGGGAGCTTGATGCTCAttaccttgcaggattgagtcctTTAAGAGCAAGTACAGTATTATCTACCAGGTGTTCAGCCTCCCAATATTACATCAAGCTATTTTGTAATAGCATCAGATTAGTGGGTGTTTCTAGTAATCATCATAATCAGATAGAAGATTCTGCACTAAGATGTTTAGTGGTTTTTTTTAGACAATatgattaaaatttaaattaaataacgTAAAACTGTAGTGCATACAAAATAGCATTTTGGAGTGACAACTTTATTAGTGTTCCTTTACATTAAAACTAAGTAAACGTTCATTTGCTTTTAAGATCACATATTGTGAAATACCTGCGGAGACAGATGTCTAATTGCAGTTTGTTGGATTCATTATTTTTACAGAGTTTACTTCTTACTCTTTTAAAGTTTATTTAAGCTTTAGGGAAAGAATTTCTGAGCGTAAGACATTACTTAGCTATCATggcaattttatttttatctacATGTGTCCATTTAGAAAGATACATATAGATGCCTATGACATAGCTATGCTATACAGAGATGTAACAAAATAAGAGAATCAGGCCTGACACATTTCGTTTTAAATACCTGCATTTCACATTTGTTGAGATTAACACTTCTTCGTTTTTCGACATTTTCAGCAGCTTGGCTATTAAGTCTTTTTCTACCTCCTTTTGGTTTTTGCTGTGAATTTTTTTGTGCGccctgtgattaaaaaaaaagtatata encodes the following:
- the PLEKHG1 gene encoding pleckstrin homology domain-containing family G member 1 isoform X2 translates to MPTDDYQLPLDVLPAVTEGPGPRTTKEDLCRGNRPFRYCGINTMELSDSDRPVSFSSTSSSVSSRDSHGSFGSRMTLVSNNHLGLFNQDKEAGAIKLELIPARRFSSNELQRCNPTEQQNTKESLEKRPNMPRKAESKGMNKNCAMSLVTEPTSPKLFYVDRVVQEILETERTYVQDLKSIVKDYLDCITDQSKLSLGTEERSALFGNIQDIYHFNSELLQDLENCENDPVAIAECFVSKSEDFHIYTQYCTNYPRSVAVLTECMRNKTLAKFFRERQEALQHSLPLGSYLLKPVQRILKYHLLLHEIENHLDKDTEGYDVVLDAIDTMQRVAWHINDMKRKHEHAIRLQEIQSLLTNWKGPDLTSYGELVLEGTFRIQRAKNERTLFLFDKLLLITKKREEMFTYKAHILCGNLMLVEVIPKEPLSFSVFHYKNPKMQHTVQAKSQQDKRLWILHLKRLILENHPAKIPAKAKQAILEMDAIHHPGFHYTPEGEMKASYNSKEGLTPRRVRRKSEPSSRVHKVMKPSEISPEMHKRSSIEGALLSQAAKLGSSEALLSSRKKGSLNLSGLVNEFQGSIEPAYSSDQDENLHPCATEQIDADDEEECEQGAQKNSQQKPKGGRKRLNSQAAENVEKRRSVNLNKCEMQSSKDPSDEESTQVNTDLSFSCSARQPSRQFSAPQNNSLIMDILAGTTTVRNIWTDHQIRQALFPSRRPPQENEDDEDDYQMFVPSVSTSNSSSIVCEERGTSGRPCSWHVGLINQNEISGSSHHRIVRRASSAGESNSCPNNARHRGNDFVQHSSRREVKSSSRTDVGNISPYPESSEELTIDDIEHVYDNISYEDLKLMGLTRRKESGHGPQRSARDSLHKSQNKSSLVEAASEKRQANQNRTSILASKDEILLRREAPTLSSHELRIVEENIYDTIVLPEPPLLNFKCNRLKCSKRRSFLGLETDFACCDNLRQFVSEESLQFSEDESPYHHVPLDNDYLSLVDSSSNSDSLSHKSAADKLSEEVDEIWNDLENYIKKNEEKTRDHVLAAFPVCKDDMQERLHVGSTPELSKDVEYSLSTHSLPERPVFPKTLKHRVARLSEASLRFDEATSSKDNSFLSLNRSSFSSELPFIDSPYESANSILSNPHTESTDHEMDIVDKTKNRVFMMARQYSQKIKKANQLLKVKSPEQEQPSSQQQKLRHKDLAAILEEKKQGGPAIGARIAEYSQLYDQIVFRETSPKMQKDTWATPQKPSALRYSSPVSISPSHSQLASECLRAEDWLLHSTYSNGELADFSPWPEVQDLKSKSSSVESGTKSNPRQLPSACSVPSLQISTQLHVPEQRWSAIISQPNKENLHQDHIYNSLGKKANHTKSQAYSRSQSSSSIVVNRSEEPITYLNEMDKKQLYSNRNFRSDSQESVPNAASGFTVCDVMKQFPENCSEMILQDSQKILRVNSPLNAQIATQNYFSNFKDTAEGEEDDDDYVEIKSEDERSDLETSQNQTKKSDPKINNVDSASSETLCSKSMSCTPGKPVNSKLALTPYLTAYNDSDKLNDYLWSVPSPNQQNIVQSLREKFQCLSSSSFA
- the PLEKHG1 gene encoding pleckstrin homology domain-containing family G member 1 isoform X1, which gives rise to MPDKTPGGSETIPRNEDDYQLPLDVLPAVTEGPGPRTTKEDLCRGNRPFRYCGINTMELSDSDRPVSFSSTSSSVSSRDSHGSFGSRMTLVSNNHLGLFNQDKEAGAIKLELIPARRFSSNELQRCNPTEQQNTKESLEKRPNMPRKAESKGMNKNCAMSLVTEPTSPKLFYVDRVVQEILETERTYVQDLKSIVKDYLDCITDQSKLSLGTEERSALFGNIQDIYHFNSELLQDLENCENDPVAIAECFVSKSEDFHIYTQYCTNYPRSVAVLTECMRNKTLAKFFRERQEALQHSLPLGSYLLKPVQRILKYHLLLHEIENHLDKDTEGYDVVLDAIDTMQRVAWHINDMKRKHEHAIRLQEIQSLLTNWKGPDLTSYGELVLEGTFRIQRAKNERTLFLFDKLLLITKKREEMFTYKAHILCGNLMLVEVIPKEPLSFSVFHYKNPKMQHTVQAKSQQDKRLWILHLKRLILENHPAKIPAKAKQAILEMDAIHHPGFHYTPEGEMKASYNSKEGLTPRRVRRKSEPSSRVHKVMKPSEISPEMHKRSSIEGALLSQAAKLGSSEALLSSRKKGSLNLSGLVNEFQGSIEPAYSSDQDENLHPCATEQIDADDEEECEQGAQKNSQQKPKGGRKRLNSQAAENVEKRRSVNLNKCEMQSSKDPSDEESTQVNTDLSFSCSARQPSRQFSAPQNNSLIMDILAGTTTVRNIWTDHQIRQALFPSRRPPQENEDDEDDYQMFVPSVSTSNSSSIVCEERGTSGRPCSWHVGLINQNEISGSSHHRIVRRASSAGESNSCPNNARHRGNDFVQHSSRREVKSSSRTDVGNISPYPESSEELTIDDIEHVYDNISYEDLKLMGLTRRKESGHGPQRSARDSLHKSQNKSSLVEAASEKRQANQNRTSILASKDEILLRREAPTLSSHELRIVEENIYDTIVLPEPPLLNFKCNRLKCSKRRSFLGLETDFACCDNLRQFVSEESLQFSEDESPYHHVPLDNDYLSLVDSSSNSDSLSHKSAADKLSEEVDEIWNDLENYIKKNEEKTRDHVLAAFPVCKDDMQERLHVGSTPELSKDVEYSLSTHSLPERPVFPKTLKHRVARLSEASLRFDEATSSKDNSFLSLNRSSFSSELPFIDSPYESANSILSNPHTESTDHEMDIVDKTKNRVFMMARQYSQKIKKANQLLKVKSPEQEQPSSQQQKLRHKDLAAILEEKKQGGPAIGARIAEYSQLYDQIVFRETSPKMQKDTWATPQKPSALRYSSPVSISPSHSQLASECLRAEDWLLHSTYSNGELADFSPWPEVQDLKSKSSSVESGTKSNPRQLPSACSVPSLQISTQLHVPEQRWSAIISQPNKENLHQDHIYNSLGKKANHTKSQAYSRSQSSSSIVVNRSEEPITYLNEMDKKQLYSNRNFRSDSQESVPNAASGFTVCDVMKQFPENCSEMILQDSQKILRVNSPLNAQIATQNYFSNFKDTAEGEEDDDDYVEIKSEDERSDLETSQNQTKKSDPKINNVDSASSETLCSKSMSCTPGKPVNSKLALTPYLTAYNDSDKLNDYLWSVPSPNQQNIVQSLREKFQCLSSSSFA